TACTCCGTCAAGAAATTTGTGATTGCATCATACAACTTCCGGTTTATTTCCATTTGCTCGCGTTGAGCATTCTCGGTCATTTCCTGTTGCAATTTCTGCAAATTTTGTTGTTTGATCATCAAATCCATCTGGGCTTGTTCGGCTCTTTCACGAGTCATAAAACCACCGTTTTCCACTTTATTCCGAAACTCTGCTGCCTCACGATCGAAGTTCTTCACTTTTATGTTCAACTCTGTCCGATTGGCTTCCAATTTCTTTAAAAACGCTTCATTCAACTCTCTCGATTGAGTATAATTGTTAAGCAATGTATCCATGTTAATGTAGACAATTTTTGCATCAGCGTTCACAGTTACAGTACCGCCTTGATTGCTCGTACTTTTACTATTTCCACTGAAATGCAAAATATACAAAACTATCACAGCAATCAACAATAACACATTTAATCCTATCGACAAATTCTTCATAAAATGTAACTTTGTTATTAATAAATCGATTCATTGAAATCTCGGCCCACACGAGGCTTGTTTCGAATACAAAGATAATCTTTCTTCTTTTAGTTATCCGATTTTTCTCTTTTTTCTATATAAAAAATTTTCTTTAACAGGTCTATTTCCTCAATATTAATGACTTTCCCTCTCTCCGCTTGCCGACGCGCCCGCATTAATCCTTGTAATGCCGTGATAGACTGAGTTCCAACACCTAACTTCACATCAACCATTCCTTTCATTTCTACCTTACGGGCAAAATCCTCGATCATCATACTCCTGTTCATTTCCTGATCCATCACTTTCACCGGTTTTGATGCGGCATGTATAGCTTGATTTAGATTGTTTTGGGCATTCAACAAAAAAGTATTCGATTTGTAATCCCCCGTAAGGAAACGCGGCAAGATTAAAACTTCCGACAGTAAAACAGTATCTCGTACCATAAAAACCCCCAGTAAGAAATCATTTTCTCTTAAACTGTCCGGAATAACAACTTGCATGGGAGCATAGCCTATATGCGAAAAACGCAAGGTATCCCCCACTTGTACACTCAATGAAAATCGCCCTTGTTTATCAACCCCTCGAACCTCTTTCCCCAACCGGAAGATTGCTTCCGGTAATGGCCGTATACTGTCCCGGTCACAAACTACACCCGTGACAAACACATTGCCTTTATCTTGGCTCTGCCCTTGCACTCCCAAGCAAAAGAATATAAAAAAAAATAGAAGGCTAAACTCTTTCATTTTCCCGGGCGATTTCACTATTCTGCAAAATGTTCAATAGCAATTCTCTCGCACGGAATAATTGAGCTTTCACGGTTCCTAACGGAATGGCCAGCTCTTGAGCAATTTCTTCATAAGAATACTCTTCAAAATAACGTAATTCTATCAATTTACGGTAACGCCCTTTCAACATGGCAACTTTTTCCCGCATAAATTCAGCTCGCTGCTTACGGATCGTTTCCTCTTCCGGATTCAACACGTCTGCCGGTACACTATTGATATACCCGCGATCATCCGGGTTTATATCATCCTTATCCAAAGAAACAATTTTGGCTTTTTTCTTCCGAATAAAATCAATCGTGTTATTAGAGGCAATTTTGAATAACCACGTACTAAACGCAAACTGAGGCGAATAGTAATTCAAACTCGTGAAAGCTTTCTCGAAAGCCTCGAACATTAAATCTTCCGCATCAGTTCTGTTATTCACCATCTTCAGTATCATAAAATATACTGAATCCTTATACCTCTTAAATAACTCGGCATAAGCCTGTTCATCTCCCGTTATTGCCCTCTTCACGACCTTATAATCATAAAGAGCTTTCTCTGACAAGTTGTTTGTTAACTCCATTTCCTCTTGTTAAAAAATGAATATCCATTTTCGTACACTCGATAAACAAAACCGATCGTACTAATAATAAACGAAGTTAGGAATAATTTTTTTTGTTTCAGACAAATAGCGCAAATATTTAACAAAATTACATCCGTTAAAAATACTGTCAACATGACAAGAAACACGTATATTGGGTAAAAACCTAAGACAATCAAACAAATAGCTGTCAAATAAAAGAACAAACGCACGATCATATCGCCATCTATCATAATCCTCTCCGTCATTGCCAATCTCATCTTGCTAGCATAATAATATGAAACTTCGTTTATTTCTCCTTTTTTGTCACTCTTATCAATTATCACATACGAGTCCGGATCTTTTGTCATCTTTATTGCCCCAAACCTTGATAATTCTCTAACCATATCATTATCGTATCCTAAATACGATTGTGAATTCTTCGCGAACCCACGGTTTTCTATATAATACGATTTTCGGTAAGCCATGTTACATCCATCCCCAAAAATATATTTTTTATTTTTCACCATGACCATCATTTTTATAAAGCGCAAGAAACGAAACATACGCAAATTTCTCACGTTTTGTTCGGTGAAATCATAATTTGCAAAACCGACGACAGCCGCCGTATTTTCATCAAAATATGACTCCATGGTCTTCACCCAATACATCGAAGAGGGACGGCAATTAATCTCTGAAAACAACAATATATCGTGCTTGGCAGCCAATACACCTATATTTATAGCCAATTTTTTAGTAAATCTGAATTTAGTGTCCGGAAATATTCGCGTACACCTCAACTGTGGATAATCTTTCTGTATCTCGGTCAATACATCCTGCGTGTCATCTTCTGAACATTCATCAACCACGATCACCTCAAAATTATCGTATGCTTGCATCAAAAAACTCGGTAAATTCCGTCTCAAACACTCTGCGTTATTGTGTGACGTGATGATAACCGACACCCCTTCATGCTCTTGTTTATCCATCGGTTTTACTTTGCGAGACACGATCACACACCGACGAATAACGTGATAGATATAGGTGAGTGTCAATACAAACAGAAGTATTACCCCATACCTAAAAGCTCCCAGTTCTCCCCAAAAGACTCTCAAACTCTCCATATCATTATATTAACATTCTTTTATCCATAAAAAACAGACAAATATACTTACTTAATGGTGATTTTAACGTATTAATTGAACAATTTTGTGTACATTAGTTCGATTTTACTAACATAAAGCAACTACATTATGGGACAACAAAAAAACAGAGGAATTATAGGGATACTCACCGGCGGAGGAGACGTTCCCGGCCTGAATCCAGCCATCAGAGCGGTAACCATTCGAGCCCTGCGCGAAGGCTATAAAGTTATTGGAATCAAAAGAGGCTGGGGTGGCCTGATTGACATCGTACGAGATCCACAATATGACAACTCTGGTAATTTTTTTGAATTAACAGAGGAAATCGTGAACAAAGCCGGACGCACTGGTGGGACTTTCCTGCATACATCCAGAACCAGGGCTTCCCACGTACCTAAAGCAAATGTACCCAAGCATTTACAGGATAAATACTCGGACGACATCAACGATCTGACCCCGGAAGTATTAAAGAACTTAGAGTTCATGGGTATCGACTACTTGATCCCGATCGGGGGTGATGACACGTTGAGTTACGCGGTACGCTTGAGCAAGGAAAGCGTGAAAGTCGTGGCCATACCCAAAACCATGGACAACGACGTTCCCGGAACAGATTACTGTATTGGATTCAGCACCTGCATCACCCGTACGATTGCCCTCACGCATGATCTCCGGACATCTGCCGGATCTCACGAACGAATACTGGTTCTGGAAGTCTTCGGACGCTATGCCGGGTTCACGGCAATGCTACCAACCTTAGCCGGAGCTGCCAACCGTTGTGTGATTCCGGAATACGAATTTAACATCGAACGTCTGACCGAACTACTTTGCGAGGATCGTTTCACGAATCCCAGCAAATACTCGGTGGTTCTCGTATCCGAAGGAGCCACTTTTTCCGGTGGCAACATGATTTTCCAAAGTGAAGAAACAGACATGTTCGGACATAAAAAGCTGGGAGGTATCGGAAACATGATCTCTCAACAATTAAAAGAACTTACCCCACAGTTTAATCACGGACAAGTAATCAACACCATCACGCAAAGACTGGGATATCTGGTTCGCTGTGGAGATCCGGATGCACTGGATTCCATCGTACCTATGGCATACGGGAACCTTGCTCTGGATTTAATTAACAAAGGATTACACGGCAGGCTAGTTATCCTAAGAAACGGACGTTATGACAACGCCCCGATCGAGATTGTAACCAGCAGTAAAAAGATCGTGGATGTTCCCAAATTCTATAACACGGAGAGATTACGTCCCCAATACAACAGTTTCGAATTCATGCCACAGATGATACTATAAAGATAAAGCTCCCGGTTTCCCGGGAGCTTTTCTTTAAGATAAAAGAATAGTACTAACTCTTAGTTTTTAGCTTTTATCTTGTAGTGTTCAGAGTGGTTGAATCGGGTGTGATACTATCTACCTCCACGACAACTTCCGACTCCTCCACGACGGTTCCTACCGGTTCTTGTACTTGTTTCCCCGACTGCACCTTGCTTTTCTGACTATTCCCACAAGAAACAAACATCAAAGTTGCAGCAACCGCCACCATGCAAATCCATCCAATTCTTCCAAAAGTTTTCATCATATTCAAATTTAGTTTAGCTAGAAATTCAACGTGAAATGATACGTAATCAAGACGGTATAGGTTACAAAAAGGTGGGTCACCATCACGGCCCCACCAAAGACAATTTAGAATTTTCGAAAATTGTTATGCAAAAACATAACAATAACTTCAAAACAAACGTTTAACTAACTTTATTAAGAAATGCCTCCGGCTCTTTATTAAATTAGATCCCACTCTGAATTTAACAAAAAAGACGTGCCATGCACACCGGAGGCAATCTCTTTTGTGCAATACACGTCTTTATAACTTCAATTCGAGTGGGATGCTGCAAATGTAAGCATTAAATTTCATTTAACAACATTATTTTTACGAGAGAATTTGGAAAAAAGAAAATCTCTATATAGCTTTGTCCCTGTAAAAACAAAGAAACATGATATACAATCAACACATAACCCAAACTTGGTGGTGGCACCTCTTTAAACTTCATAGTAAACAATGAGGTTATGTGATTGTATTGCATAATTAATATAGAGAGAGCCTATTGTTTACGAACAGTAGGCTCTCTTTTTTTTATTCACCTTTTTAAAATCAAAAATCATGAAACCAATCAAGAAATTTATGCTCACCGAGCAAGAAATGCCAACCCAATGGTATAACATCGTGGCAGACATGCCCAACAAACCTCTTCCCCCTCTCCATCCGGGAACAAAACAACCGTTAAAACCGGAAGACCTTTACCCGCTATTTGCCCAAGAATTGGCAAAGCAGGAATTCGCTACCGAACGCTACATCGAGATCCCTGATGAAGTCCAGGACTTGTACAAAATATGGAGATCGACCCCTCTCGTACGAGCCTATGCTTTAGAAAAAGCTTTGGATACTCCTGCCAAAATATACTTCAAAAATGAAGGGACAAGCCCGGCCGGCTCTCATAAACCAAACACGGCCATCGCGCAAGCCTATTACAATTACAAACAAGGCATCAAACGCATCACCACAGAAACCGGCGGGGGACAATGGGGTACAGCATTAAGCTTTGCCTGCCAACATTTCGGTCTGGACCTGAAA
The window above is part of the Butyricimonas paravirosa genome. Proteins encoded here:
- a CDS encoding glycosyltransferase, producing the protein MESLRVFWGELGAFRYGVILLFVLTLTYIYHVIRRCVIVSRKVKPMDKQEHEGVSVIITSHNNAECLRRNLPSFLMQAYDNFEVIVVDECSEDDTQDVLTEIQKDYPQLRCTRIFPDTKFRFTKKLAINIGVLAAKHDILLFSEINCRPSSMYWVKTMESYFDENTAAVVGFANYDFTEQNVRNLRMFRFLRFIKMMVMVKNKKYIFGDGCNMAYRKSYYIENRGFAKNSQSYLGYDNDMVRELSRFGAIKMTKDPDSYVIIDKSDKKGEINEVSYYYASKMRLAMTERIMIDGDMIVRLFFYLTAICLIVLGFYPIYVFLVMLTVFLTDVILLNICAICLKQKKLFLTSFIISTIGFVYRVYENGYSFFNKRKWS
- a CDS encoding OmpH family outer membrane protein, coding for MKNLSIGLNVLLLIAVIVLYILHFSGNSKSTSNQGGTVTVNADAKIVYINMDTLLNNYTQSRELNEAFLKKLEANRTELNIKVKNFDREAAEFRNKVENGGFMTRERAEQAQMDLMIKQQNLQKLQQEMTENAQREQMEINRKLYDAITNFLTEYNKAKGFQLILSTTLGGNVLFAQEGFDITNDVVNQLNEQYKKK
- a CDS encoding RNA polymerase sigma factor codes for the protein MELTNNLSEKALYDYKVVKRAITGDEQAYAELFKRYKDSVYFMILKMVNNRTDAEDLMFEAFEKAFTSLNYYSPQFAFSTWLFKIASNNTIDFIRKKKAKIVSLDKDDINPDDRGYINSVPADVLNPEEETIRKQRAEFMREKVAMLKGRYRKLIELRYFEEYSYEEIAQELAIPLGTVKAQLFRARELLLNILQNSEIARENERV
- a CDS encoding 6-phosphofructokinase; translated protein: MGQQKNRGIIGILTGGGDVPGLNPAIRAVTIRALREGYKVIGIKRGWGGLIDIVRDPQYDNSGNFFELTEEIVNKAGRTGGTFLHTSRTRASHVPKANVPKHLQDKYSDDINDLTPEVLKNLEFMGIDYLIPIGGDDTLSYAVRLSKESVKVVAIPKTMDNDVPGTDYCIGFSTCITRTIALTHDLRTSAGSHERILVLEVFGRYAGFTAMLPTLAGAANRCVIPEYEFNIERLTELLCEDRFTNPSKYSVVLVSEGATFSGGNMIFQSEETDMFGHKKLGGIGNMISQQLKELTPQFNHGQVINTITQRLGYLVRCGDPDALDSIVPMAYGNLALDLINKGLHGRLVILRNGRYDNAPIEIVTSSKKIVDVPKFYNTERLRPQYNSFEFMPQMIL